A region of Vitis riparia cultivar Riparia Gloire de Montpellier isolate 1030 chromosome 1, EGFV_Vit.rip_1.0, whole genome shotgun sequence DNA encodes the following proteins:
- the LOC117923028 gene encoding trihelix transcription factor ASR3-like, whose protein sequence is MSEPPPTAATTPLNPHHVVSTAATSSLQSREYRKGNWTIQETLILITAKKLDDERRIKVSSTPPDPSSSAAKHHCRTGELRWKWVENYCWSHGCLRSQNQCNDKWDNLLRDYKKVREYESRSSAAAASGDEHHPSYWKMEKHERKDRNLPSNMSSEVFEALNEVVHRRYPLRTIAQPSSSSVPSPAPISVRPPSPPPPPTTAPAASETSDSSETECSEKLESNTKRRKVRNIGSSIVRSASVLARTMKSCDEKKERRHREVMELEERRMQIEETRNEDNRKGINGLVSAVNNLSGAIQTLISGRQSQT, encoded by the exons ATGTCCGAACCACCACCCACGGCAGCCACAACGCCCCTCAACCCCCACCACGTCGTCTCCACCGCCGCCACATCATCCTTACAGAGTCGGGAGTACCGGAAAGGCAACTGGACCATCCAAGAAACACTCATCCTAATCACAGCAAAGAAGCTCGACGACGAAAGAAGAATCAAGGTCAGCTCCACCCCCCCGGATCCCTCCTCCAGCGCAGCCAAACACCACTGCCGAACCGGCGAGCTCCGGTGGAAATGGGTTGAGAACTACTGCTGGAGCCACGGCTGCCTCCGCAGCCAGAACCAGTGCAACGACAAGTGGGATAACCTGCTTCGCGACTACAAGAAGGTCCGCGAGTACGAGTCCCGCTCCTCCGCCGCAGCGGCCTCCGGTGACGAGCACCACCCTTCGTACTGGAAAATGGAGAAGCACGAACGAAAGGATCGGAATCTGCCGTCGAACATGTCCTCGGAGGTCTTCGAAGCCCTCAACGAAGTGGTCCACCGGAGATACCCACTGAGAACCATCGCACAGCCGTCTTCATCCTCAGTTCCATCACCGGCTCCGATCTCCGTGCGGCCACCATCCCCACCGCCGCCGCCGACAACAGCGCCGGCGGCTTCAG AAACATCAGACTCGTCCGAGACGGAATGCAGTGAGAAATTGGAATCCAATACGAAACGCAGGAAAGTCCGAAATATCGGGTCGAGCATAGTTCGTAGTGCTTCAGTTTTGGCCCGAACTATGAAATCCTGCGACGAGAAGAAAGAGAGGAGACACCGAGAAGTAATGGAGCTAGAAGAACGAAGAATGCAAATTGAAGAAACCCGAAATGAAGACAACCGGAAAGGAATTAACGGTCTCGTTTCGGCTGTTAACAATCTTTCGGGTGCCATTCAGACTCTAATTTCGGGTCGCCAAAGCCAGACCTAA
- the LOC117924333 gene encoding plant UBX domain-containing protein 7 isoform X1 — protein MESILSADKQSMVSSFLEIAVGQSADTARQFLQATSWKLEEAIQLFYVGNESGAMATSSYSPPIENISPLPDQSSSGSRKDIENENVVQDDGDEVRPPLPVIREALYDDPMLYGVSRGGYPSHEASSLVAFRNFDDEMKRPGIWESEKGATSTAENSRDNLASLYRPPFALMHHGPFEKAKVAAAGQDKWLLVNLQSTTEFSSHMLNRDTWANEAVAQTISTNFIFWQVYDDTSEGKKVCTYYKLDSIPVVLVIDPITGQKMRSWCGMIQPERLLEDLLPFMEGGPKDHHVTLSHKRPRESSLTPPQKIQVAADETNEEDEEVQLALAASMASMKDPSGLTSKEKDVTTTDKKEEMCSAKKPEYPPLPEEPKGDRNLLCRVGVRLPDGRRIQRNFLRTDPIQLLWSFCYSQLEEAVSRPFHLTQAIPGASQNLDYDRELTFEESGLANSMISVTWE, from the exons ATGGAGAGCATTCTCTCAGCTGACAAGCAAAGCATGGTCTCCTCCTTTCTGGAGATTGCCGTGGGTCAGTCCGCCGACACAGCTAGGCAGTTCTTGCAG GCTACAAGCTGGAAACTAGAGGAAGCTATTCAGCTGTTCTATGTTGGGAATGAAAGTGGAGCCATGGCTACGTCTTCATATTCTCCACCAATAGAAAATATTAGTCCCCTGCCTGATCAAAGTTCAAG TGGATCAAGAAAggacattgaaaatgaaaatgttgtACAAGATGATGGAGATGAAGTACGACCTCCATTACCGGTGATAAGGGAGGCTCTTTATGATGATCCTATGTTGTATGG AGTATCAAGAGGAGGATATCCTTCACATGAAGCAAGTTCTTTAGTTGCATTCCGTAATTTTGATGACGAGATGAAACGCCCAGGGATTTGGGAATCAGAAAAAGGTGCTACATCTACGGCAGAAAATTCTCGAGATAATCTTGCTTCGTTATATCGGCCTCCATTTGCTTTAATGCACCATGGACCTTTTGAAAAG GCAAAAGTTGCTGCTGCCGGTCAGGATAAATGGCTCCTGGTAAACTTGCAATCCACCACAGAATTCAGCTCACATATG CTTAATCGGGATACATGGGCAAATGAAGCTGTGGCGCAAACTATTAGTACAAATTTCATCTTCTGGCAG GTATATGATGATACAAGTGAGGGCAAGAAAGTCTGCACCTACTACAAATTGGATTCTATTCCTGTGGTTCTTGTGATTGACCCCATCACGGGCCAAAAGATGCGCTCATGGTGTGGAATGATTCAACCAGAGCGTTTGCTGGAG GATCTATTACCATTCATGGAGGGTGGCCCCAAGGATCATCACGTCACTCTATCTCATAAACGTCCAAGAGAAAGCTCTCTGACTCCTCCCCAGAAAATTCAAG TGGCTGCAGATGAAACtaatgaagaagatgaggaagTGCAATTGGCATTGGCAGCCTCTATGGCAAGCATGAAAGACCCTAGTGGACTGACTTCCAAGGAAAAAGATGTAACCACTACTGACAAGAAGGAAGAGATGTGTTCAGCTAAAAAGCCTGAATATCCTCCTCTGCCCGAAGAACCCAAGGGTGATAGGAACCTTCTTTGCAGGGTTGGAGTCCGTCTCCCAGATGGCCGCCGGATCCAGAGAAATTTCTTACGTACTGACCCAATACAG TTGCTTTGGTCGTTCTGCTATTCTCAACTTGAGGAAGCGGTTTCACGGCCATTCCACTTGACCCAGGCAATACCAGGGGCTTCACAGAATCTGGACTATGATAGAGAATTAACCTTTGAAGAGTCAGGACTTGCAAACTCTATGATCTCGGTTACATGGGAATGA
- the LOC117924333 gene encoding plant UBX domain-containing protein 7 isoform X2: protein MESILSADKQSMVSSFLEIAVGQSADTARQFLQATSWKLEEAIQLFYVGNESGAMATSSYSPPIENISPLPDQSSSGSRKDIENENVVQDDGDEVRPPLPVIREALYDDPMLYGVSRGGYPSHEASSLVAFRNFDDEMKRPGIWESEKGATSTAENSRDNLASLYRPPFALMHHGPFEKAKVAAAGQDKWLLVNLQSTTEFSSHMLNRDTWANEAVAQTISTNFIFWQVYDDTSEGKKVCTYYKLDSIPVVLVIDPITGQKMRSWCGMIQPERLLEDLLPFMEGGPKDHHVTLSHKRPRESSLTPPQKIQDETNEEDEEVQLALAASMASMKDPSGLTSKEKDVTTTDKKEEMCSAKKPEYPPLPEEPKGDRNLLCRVGVRLPDGRRIQRNFLRTDPIQLLWSFCYSQLEEAVSRPFHLTQAIPGASQNLDYDRELTFEESGLANSMISVTWE, encoded by the exons ATGGAGAGCATTCTCTCAGCTGACAAGCAAAGCATGGTCTCCTCCTTTCTGGAGATTGCCGTGGGTCAGTCCGCCGACACAGCTAGGCAGTTCTTGCAG GCTACAAGCTGGAAACTAGAGGAAGCTATTCAGCTGTTCTATGTTGGGAATGAAAGTGGAGCCATGGCTACGTCTTCATATTCTCCACCAATAGAAAATATTAGTCCCCTGCCTGATCAAAGTTCAAG TGGATCAAGAAAggacattgaaaatgaaaatgttgtACAAGATGATGGAGATGAAGTACGACCTCCATTACCGGTGATAAGGGAGGCTCTTTATGATGATCCTATGTTGTATGG AGTATCAAGAGGAGGATATCCTTCACATGAAGCAAGTTCTTTAGTTGCATTCCGTAATTTTGATGACGAGATGAAACGCCCAGGGATTTGGGAATCAGAAAAAGGTGCTACATCTACGGCAGAAAATTCTCGAGATAATCTTGCTTCGTTATATCGGCCTCCATTTGCTTTAATGCACCATGGACCTTTTGAAAAG GCAAAAGTTGCTGCTGCCGGTCAGGATAAATGGCTCCTGGTAAACTTGCAATCCACCACAGAATTCAGCTCACATATG CTTAATCGGGATACATGGGCAAATGAAGCTGTGGCGCAAACTATTAGTACAAATTTCATCTTCTGGCAG GTATATGATGATACAAGTGAGGGCAAGAAAGTCTGCACCTACTACAAATTGGATTCTATTCCTGTGGTTCTTGTGATTGACCCCATCACGGGCCAAAAGATGCGCTCATGGTGTGGAATGATTCAACCAGAGCGTTTGCTGGAG GATCTATTACCATTCATGGAGGGTGGCCCCAAGGATCATCACGTCACTCTATCTCATAAACGTCCAAGAGAAAGCTCTCTGACTCCTCCCCAGAAAATTCAAG ATGAAACtaatgaagaagatgaggaagTGCAATTGGCATTGGCAGCCTCTATGGCAAGCATGAAAGACCCTAGTGGACTGACTTCCAAGGAAAAAGATGTAACCACTACTGACAAGAAGGAAGAGATGTGTTCAGCTAAAAAGCCTGAATATCCTCCTCTGCCCGAAGAACCCAAGGGTGATAGGAACCTTCTTTGCAGGGTTGGAGTCCGTCTCCCAGATGGCCGCCGGATCCAGAGAAATTTCTTACGTACTGACCCAATACAG TTGCTTTGGTCGTTCTGCTATTCTCAACTTGAGGAAGCGGTTTCACGGCCATTCCACTTGACCCAGGCAATACCAGGGGCTTCACAGAATCTGGACTATGATAGAGAATTAACCTTTGAAGAGTCAGGACTTGCAAACTCTATGATCTCGGTTACATGGGAATGA